The Deltaproteobacteria bacterium genomic interval ATCTATGGTTATGGAATTCAGTGGACGCGTCATCAATCATGGTTTTGATGTTATCGATTTCAAATGCGACGAAACTTCCGGCCATTATCTTTTATCGCGACGGTCTGTCGCCTAAAGCGTCCGCCAGATTTCACATTCTCGAGAATTTTATGAGGCAATGTTGAGCGATGGGTGAAGACTGAGTGTTTTTGCCTAAGAGTACCATTCGTTGTGTCTGCTAATTCTTACATGATTACAAAGCCTTAGTGCCTTTTATCTGATGGCTTTGTCGTGCACACGCTTACACGCTCTTCCTTGAGCAAAATATTGAAGCATTCGTAACAATTGCGAGCCACTCCACAGGTCGTTAAGATCTTGGTGTTCAGGTAATGCGCTGGATTGAAATACGGGGGAGAGATTTTTATGCGACACGTTTCTACTTATATGTTTTTTCTTTTGGTGGTTTTAGTATGCACACCAGGCTGCTCTGGTGACGAGACTCCCGGCGAAACAAACGACCCAACGACGACCGAAGATACCAGCTCGGATGACACCGATTCGACAGACCCTGACGATGCGGGTGATGACCCAAGTGATACCAATCCGGCGGAACCGGAACCAGAAGACATCGGAGACCCTTGCGAAACCGATGCGGATTGTTCGGATTCTCTATTTTGCGAAGACTTGAAATGTGTGGCGGGTCGCGATGAGGAATGCTCTGAGGTGATTCCTTGCGCCGCTGGTCATGACTGCGTATCTACAGTAGCGGGTGCCAGCTGCTTAGAGATTTGTGAAGATACCAGCGCTTGCCGAGCTATGGAACGATGTTGGGGCGAGGGCGAGGGCAGCTTACTGGGAGACCTCGGTGGTTATTGTTTTCCAAATCTTTGTGGTCCGGCTGATAATTTTGGCATTTTGAGACCTGCGGAATTCATGGGAGCCTGCGACGCCGCAGGTACGGGTGACGGTACTTGCTTTGGGCCCATAACAGAGACTCAATTAGGCCCGATTGGCGTGTGTATGGTTAACACAGGAGACCTCCAAGCGGGTGACGCCTGTGACCCGACTGCGACTCATGCGGACCCAAGTGCTCTTTGTGCTGGCGGTACGTGCTCGCCTCTGGGAGCCTGTGCCACCTTTTGTGATTCTCAAGAAGGCAATTGCGAGCCATGGGCGGACGGAACGGAGACCACCTGTATCCCTACAGCATCGATGGATGGTTCCAATGCTGGGCTGTGTATCCCTGCAGCAGAAGAAGATACCGAAACTGAAGAGCCGGTAGATTCTGGCGACGGCGACGGCCAGTGAGCAAAGTGGGATCTCGGTAACCGAGCTTCGGGGTTTAGCCTGCCTTTGGCTTGGCGTTCCACACTCGAGTTGCCAAAAGGAAACCGATGATGCTGATAGGAATCATGGAGAGCGGCCAGGAGATCCAGTTTTCGGGATTGCCTGATACCATCGGGTTACTGTCATCGGGAAGAATAAACATGTAGAGCAGGCTCATGACGCCGGTGCCTGCATAGACAAAGCCATCGATGATGCCCACTGCGGTTCCCACGTTTTGTTTACCACCAAAGTCCATACTCGCGGTTCCGGAAAGCATTCCGTGAACGCCGATAACGCACATGCTCATCAGAATAACCAAGCCGCCGACCATTGGTGTGTCGTACATAAATGTGAGGGCAACAGCGCCGACGAGCATGCCTAGATAGAGGATACCTGCCACTGGACCTCGACGAGACTGGAAGACACGGTCGGAGATAACACCCGCCATAACACCGCCCAAGATGCCAGCGCAGCATAAAAGCATGCCCCAGTTATCATAAACGAAGTCGCCTTTAAGTCCGAGTACAGCATCGGTTTGCTTTGCAAAGGTTCGGTACCATTGCATGATGGCTTGCCGTAGAAAGCCGCTGCAGAACTCAATGCAAGCAATGGTAATGATGATTGGGTTCTTCAGCATCATGGTAAAGACTTGTTTGGCTGGTAGACGTTCACCATTGGTACTGGCATCGCCTAAGTTGAAGTCTTCAAAGCCAGCTTCACCGGGAGTATTGCGAACGACAAAATAGTCTACAACCCAGAGGATGATGAGTAAGAACGTAGGGATTAGGAAAACCATTTCGAGAGGCAAAGAGCCGATAATCATGTAACCTATGTCGAAAGCGAAGTAGATTCCCAAGCTGATTAAGATACCAAAGATAGCTCCGAATACGCCGCGCTCTCGAAGGTGAAACCATGGAGCGTTGCATTTAACGATGGCGACCGCACCAAAGCTTTGGAAGTACATATTGGCACCGTAAAGGCCTGCCATGACGTAGCGAAAGTTGGAACGCATGCTTTGGGCATCGTCACCGCCATTGAGTGAATACCATGTTACGAGCCCCATCAAGAGGTTCATCACGGCAGCACCACCTGCGCCGGTTAAGATTGCAAATTTACCACCAAGACGGTCGGTAAGCGGTCCGTTGATTATGAATGAGCAGCCGTAGACCCAGGTTCCCACCATAAAGATGAATGCGAAATCGGGGTTGGTCATGAGAGGAGTACAAAGGTCAACGGCCATATTGGCACCGTTGGCTCCACACGCACCGGCATCGAGATCGAGACCGAGAAGGTTTTTGTCACCAAAGGCATGTTGACTTACTTTGATGTTGTAACGGCCCATATAGAGAAAGGCATATGTCATGCCGAGAGGGAGCCAGTTGAATACACGGCGCTTTCGGTAAGCGGCGCTGTGGTTTACACCTTCAACCTGCGGTAATCGGCTGAGAACAATTCCCACAACGATAAGTAGTAAAAATATCGGAGCGACTTTTTCGACGAAGTTTTTCTTCGCTGTGGGAGCTTTGGCGGGCTCTGCTTTGGCAACCAGCACAGGGGCATCGGCGGCACCAACGTCGGTAGCCGGCTCAACTGCTTGAGTTACCTCGGTAGGCTGGGCCTCTTGGGCTATCGCAGCTTGAGTATCTGATTCAGTTTGAGCGAATACAGGTGCTGGACAAATGCCCAGGATAAATATCGATAGAAGGGCGCTAGCCAGTAACTTTTGCATCATTCCTCCACAGGTCGGCCGGACTCTATATCCTCCTGTGGTGTTATGGGCAACAGCTTTGGGTTAGGGGCCGAAACCCCTTAATCCCGTATGATTTACTGCCCTAAAGCAGTTCGTAAACACTTGTGGGGTAGGTCTTTACATCGGCTTTACTCTCAAAAGCCTTGATGGTGCCGTCTGGAGCAATCACGACTCCGATACGA includes:
- a CDS encoding MFS transporter; translation: MQKLLASALLSIFILGICPAPVFAQTESDTQAAIAQEAQPTEVTQAVEPATDVGAADAPVLVAKAEPAKAPTAKKNFVEKVAPIFLLLIVVGIVLSRLPQVEGVNHSAAYRKRRVFNWLPLGMTYAFLYMGRYNIKVSQHAFGDKNLLGLDLDAGACGANGANMAVDLCTPLMTNPDFAFIFMVGTWVYGCSFIINGPLTDRLGGKFAILTGAGGAAVMNLLMGLVTWYSLNGGDDAQSMRSNFRYVMAGLYGANMYFQSFGAVAIVKCNAPWFHLRERGVFGAIFGILISLGIYFAFDIGYMIIGSLPLEMVFLIPTFLLIILWVVDYFVVRNTPGEAGFEDFNLGDASTNGERLPAKQVFTMMLKNPIIITIACIEFCSGFLRQAIMQWYRTFAKQTDAVLGLKGDFVYDNWGMLLCCAGILGGVMAGVISDRVFQSRRGPVAGILYLGMLVGAVALTFMYDTPMVGGLVILMSMCVIGVHGMLSGTASMDFGGKQNVGTAVGIIDGFVYAGTGVMSLLYMFILPDDSNPMVSGNPENWISWPLSMIPISIIGFLLATRVWNAKPKAG